A genome region from Veillonellaceae bacterium includes the following:
- a CDS encoding cupin domain-containing protein: MIKRAGTFNEEIRPNMLGGKGEVKLMHLMEGGEFQGKGRLFSINTIKPGCSIGSHQHKGDVEAYYVLKGEATYYDNGERTILKPGDMAFTDNMQSHGIENEGTEDVEVLALILYA; encoded by the coding sequence ATGATTAAAAGAGCGGGAACGTTTAATGAAGAAATTAGACCTAATATGTTAGGCGGCAAAGGCGAAGTTAAGCTTATGCATCTCATGGAAGGCGGCGAGTTTCAAGGTAAAGGTCGCTTGTTTTCCATCAATACCATTAAACCTGGCTGCTCAATCGGTTCACACCAGCATAAAGGTGATGTCGAAGCCTATTACGTATTAAAGGGCGAGGCCACCTATTATGATAATGGCGAAAGGACAATCCTCAAACCTGGCGACATGGCTTTCACCGATAATATGCAAAGCCATGGTATTGAAAATGAAGGAACGGAAGACGTTGAAGTACTGGCTCTGATTCTTTACGCTTAG